The following is a genomic window from Janibacter sp. DB-40.
GGCCATGGTCGTGCAGTTCGGGTTGGCGACGATCCCCTTGGGGGTGTCGGCCAGGTCGTCGGCGTTGACCTCGGAGACGACGAGCGGGACCTCGGGGTCCTTGCGCCAGGCGCTGGAGTTGTCGACGACGATCGCGCCGGCGGCCGCGACCTGCGGCGCGTACTCCTTGCTGGAGGAGCCGCCGTTGGAGAAGAGGGCGATGTCCAGACCGGAGAAGTCGGCGGTGGCGGTGTCCTCGACCGTCACCTCCTGGTCCTTCCACGGGAGGGTCGACCCGGCGGACCGCGCGGAGGCGAAGTAGCGGATCGAGGTCACGGGGAAGTCCCGCTCCTCGAGCAGCTCACGCATGACGGATCCGACCTGGCCGGTGGCACCAAAGAGTCCAATGTGCATGGCGGCAAGGATACTGGCCGGGGCCCGAACCCCCAATCGGGCTCGGGCCCCGGACGGGCGTGTCCGCGATGCGGACGGGGTGACCCCGGCTCCTCGCCTACTTCTCCGGCGGCGTCACCGGCGCCTGGCCGTCACGTGGCGGCCGGCGCGTGATGACGCGGACGAGATCGTCCATCTCCTCCTTGACCTCCTGCTTGATCGACCTGCGGAAGCGGCGCTCCCGACCGTGGACGACCCGGCCGTACTCCTCCATGAGCGCCTTGGCCGTCCCCCACGCCATGAAGACCATGACGACGCTGAACGGAGCGGCGACGAGGATGGCCATCGTCTGCAGGGCCGACAAGCCGGTGCCTGCGGCACCGCCGACGACGATGAGCGCCGCGGCGACCGTGCCCTCGAAGATCGCCCACATGACGCGGCTCCACACCGGCGGGTTCGCCTGGCCGCCCGAGGCCAGCATGTCGACGACGAAGGAGCCGGAGTCCGAGCTCGTGACGAAGAAGACGACGACGAGGAGCATGGCGACCCAGCTGAGCAGAGCCGATGCGGGCAGCCCGTCGAGCAGCTGGAAGAGGGCCAGGTCCGTCGAGACCGTCCCGTCATCGGCGATGATGCCGCCGTTGCCGAAGATCTCCCGGTGGATGCCGGACCCACCGAGCACGGAGAACCAGAGCATCCCGACGAGCGTCGGCACGAGGAGGACTCCGGTGATGAACTCCCGCACGGTCCGGCCCCGGGAGATGCGTGCGATGAAGACGCCGACGAAGGGCGACCAGCTGATCCACCAGCCCCAGTAGAAGGTCGTCCACCCCGAGAGCCAGCTCTGGCCGTCGCTCCCCTCGAAGGCGAGGGTCCTGAAGGCCAGACCGAAGAAGTTCCGCAGGTACGAGCCGATCTGCTGGACGAAGTCCCCCAGGAGGAAGCTGGTCGGACCGAGGAAGAGCACGACGAGCAGGAGCAGCGCCGCGATGACCATGTTGGCGTTGGACAGGAAACGGATGCCCTTGTCCACGCCGCTGGCGACCGAGACGACCGCGACCGCCGTGATGCCGGTGATGAGGATGACGAGCAGGGACGTGGAGACGCTGCCGGTCTCCTC
Proteins encoded in this region:
- a CDS encoding BCCT family transporter, which codes for MTTDTSVHEGAEPPGTPDGSPPPQSKKAILAPRVFWPSAVLLGVFVGIAMIWPEQMDSVLGSLNDTIIGELGWFYVLVVSGFVFWSIWMAASPMGSIVLGDPEEDPEYSLPSWFAMLFAAGMGIGLMFWGVAEPLNHFASPPPGTSEDAAARAREAMDTTFLHWGLHAWAIYVVVGLSVAYAVHRKKRPVSIRWALEPIFGTKVKGVLGDVIDILAIIGTLFGVATSLGFGVSQVGAGLGHLGVAEVSEETGSVSTSLLVILITGITAVAVVSVASGVDKGIRFLSNANMVIAALLLLVVLFLGPTSFLLGDFVQQIGSYLRNFFGLAFRTLAFEGSDGQSWLSGWTTFYWGWWISWSPFVGVFIARISRGRTVREFITGVLLVPTLVGMLWFSVLGGSGIHREIFGNGGIIADDGTVSTDLALFQLLDGLPASALLSWVAMLLVVVFFVTSSDSGSFVVDMLASGGQANPPVWSRVMWAIFEGTVAAALIVVGGAAGTGLSALQTMAILVAAPFSVVMVFMAWGTAKALMEEYGRVVHGRERRFRRSIKQEVKEEMDDLVRVITRRPPRDGQAPVTPPEK